From one Lolium rigidum isolate FL_2022 chromosome 4, APGP_CSIRO_Lrig_0.1, whole genome shotgun sequence genomic stretch:
- the LOC124705740 gene encoding uncharacterized protein LOC124705740 produces the protein MAGGRAGRPLGLKQEVARDCGSGSGWRLPCRSSSDDPFYRRRHIERRWQHGSTASATPECTPDYLCFQMWVSHREEEENHGNKFSSRNITMGGFGDTNVHKRGHHLFADLRVGWPELSDTPNANRFILRIK, from the exons ATGGCGGGAGGACGTGCTGGTCGTCCGCTTGGTCTGAAGCAGGAGGTAGCTCGAGATTGCGGAAGCGGATCAGGGTGGCGATTGCCTTGCCGGAGCTCTTCAG ATGACCCGTTCTATAGGAGAAGACACATAGAGCGGCGATGGCAACACGGGTCAACGGCATCAGCAACACCGGAGTGCACTCCGGACTACCTTTGCTTCCAGATGTGGGTCTCTCacagggaggaagaagaaaatcatggaaacaaGTTCAGCAGTAGAAACATCACCATGG GTGGATTTGGTGACACAAATGTACATAAGCGAGGACATCATCTTTTTGCTGATTTGCGTGTTGGCTGGCCCGAACTGAGCGACACCCCTAATGCTAACCGATTTATTTTAAGAATCAAGTAA